The segment TCTGTGAAAAAAATTGCTtccataattaatttttataaattaaacagtttgtttttagaaaaccaaatgtagccattgcacctaaactttgcaagccacaaagcatggttaaatttttttttaaatttctcatcTAGTTTTTTAGATCTGAATGTGACAGACGAAGAGATGTACAAACAGatagacggacattttgcacaaaacttTTTCCCTTAagggagccgctaaaaaataGACATTTCCAAAAAACATTCCCCCCTTACTAGGTCTCTGGGCGGACACAATTTTCTTTCCACAGGAGAAAGTTGAACCGCGAGATTACAAGTATACTTTCTTTAAGAACAATATTAAATTACACAAAATTTAATCGGTcgatttcttgaaaaaaaaaaaagaaacaaggaCTTACCTCTACGTTTTTGCTGGGTCTGACTGGAGTGGCTAGTGTCAGTACAGCAATATCATAGATTTCTTTATTGTTAACCAACCAGTGATCTTCATACATGTTACTTTTTGAGATAGAGATAACTTGTTCGTAACCAGTTAGTGGTCCATAATAGTTTAATAACCCTACTACTGCACGGATATCGCTGAAGTCAACGTCCTTCACACAGTGGGCCGCAGTAAGAATCTATATCCATCAAAGAAAaagattgtgtttttttttttacaatacctctattcaactcataTCTTTATGCAAACTAAAACATTCTGCATGGGTTAAAATTCTGGGTGGACAAGGATCTCGAAAAcatctctaacgatttttctagaaatttaatagtTGATGCATATCGTTGGCAAAAAAGGAAAGAATCATTTTTTTCACATCGAGTTTATTGAGTTCACGTGTCTAGGGAGGTGCAAGGAATTCAGGAAGCTCCTATCCaaaatgtaactttaaaaataaaaattaccacCTCGAATATCTCTCACAATTTAGTTACAACATTTCCAAACCTTCTCAGCTTCTTTCTATTTGACTTGTAATCTTCCTATTATGAGAAAACTATTGCCTTATAGACgtcaggagagagagagagtttttgAAGCtcacaaatgtgaaaaaaaaagcatggcgTCCAGAACTTTGCCCAGGAAAATTCTGGTCTGAGTGAGCataaatccgacatcacaatagtttagaccattcaaaattattttttcttttctgaaagcgaaaaatctaattctttaaatcacttatgcaagcatttttttttcataaaaatacaccacttttacaactattaactattaaacactcaaacacttgaggctctttattagagGAGACAacctttttctatatttttaacacatttatgcaaacggttgcagattttttgttaaaagttttgtttttatatttgtattgttaagttatgtaagttctggtataggcctactaaatactatatttacacacaaacaaatgttgtttttcttaaacAGAATAAATCTAGTTTATATGCTTTATAAGATTGACATAATCTAAAAcgaatagtatttttttaaactgcattttcttgtcctttttttcttttattcttgtacggaaatgttttttttttcttgaggatttgaataagggatttcaaaacaattacatcaattataagacttcagttaggccaggggaggcgctgTAGCTTAGCGGTAAATCtccaagctaattgatttgtttgttcagatAGACCGTACGTTTTCAAAGACGGTTTCAACTTTTCATTTCGACAGGCAACACCATATGTATCTTCATTGCTTGAGATAACACTGCCTAAATagattaactttttttatttgttgaagaCCTGTATGACCAAATTTTATTGGTGAACTAGGTAACCTACACACTGCATGCACAACTTTAAGGGCGTCTTTATTCGTCATATCGtgtttacatttaattgtatttcaatgTAAGCAATGTCGTCTGCAAAGTCCAAGTCGGTTTGGTTTACGCAGTGGGAACCCGAATGCAACCTGTTAAATGTACTTCAATGACATCGATGGCTACAAGATAGAGAAATTAGGAAAAGATACACTTGTCTCGTTGTATAAGAATTACATTGACTGTAGAGACATAAGAGCTTTATTAGCTTTAGAAATGTCGCtaaatctggaaaaaaaaaagaatttaacagATGCCTTATTCTCTTGCTTTTTTCCGGAGTGATTCAGATAGACgcaatcaaactttttttttaaatctacaaaactgatcAACATTTTTTGTTAGTATTCCAGGCTTTGTTAGACAAAGTTTAAGAAGACGTGCATGATTTGCCTTTTCGGAAGAAGCTGAGAAACACCAGTAGGCCTATAAGTTTGAACCTTTTAATAAAGGAACTCTTAAAtaatatctaaaaaaatatgtacaacTCAAGGTTTCTCAATTataattgtatattttaaatttacgtAAGAATCTttgataaaatgtcaaaaacaaggacgttttaaatagaaacaaaaccCATTTTCAGGtgaaatcaatttatttattagctcccagttttatttattttaacatatagaaacgaaaaaaacaaaatttgcttgttttttttagggcCAAGATTATTTTCTTCCCTGGTGTTGGGGGTGATACTCCGAGCTTACCGAACCGGGCAACACCGACCCTTGTGGCGCCACTGGGATATGCCACAAAACTCTCCTCTTTTTCCAGcccttaaatgtttttttttttttcaattttgatgAGTTGGTAATACTAACAAAACTAATAATATTCATATATAAtcttatattaatttatgaaatatagatgttaaatTAAAAAGGATTATGCTTACGTCCTACGAGTGTTCctaagtcaatctagtcatgcatgttaattatttaatgacttaatttagccaagtcattggtttacctGGCAGACTCATGCAACCCTttacatgctctaatagcactaggagaAAAATGACCATTTGTActtatttgtcctagcatatggaacataGAATTGACCTTTATATATGTGTATTTCTGAGCATTTTATTAGgcattgtttttgtatttaaagataatggtttaatgttttatgtataattgctactttattttttaagtcttctatcctgaaagggtttctaaatttactgattttactaaaggtagaGTGTAGTATAAATGACaattggaccagctcacatcccaattacTAGTAAAAGGATGCCTTATAATAAGCTATCTCGAAATGACTAGTGCATAATTTTTCGACAAAGAACAAGAcataacagaatgagacaacatatgttccggaagcttaaaGTCGGGATGAGCAAAACCTGCCATTGTGGAGCATTACCAGAGAATGGTGTCTATGTCCTTCATAGCTAcgtactatatcaagaggccgaacaagactctggccccaaaaccttcATAAAGTACAAAAAGTATACGAAGAAATCCTGATCTGGAAACTTCTGCGCGGTTTATCTCAGATACCGGTATAGGATTTACTGATCCGAagcctccaacatgtaaaatgagaacaaagaagaagaaaaaagactaaaggtgttacttaaATCAAATTAggatattcatttgttataaattgAGCCGCCcctgttttgtgtttgttctagtttcttaaagtttttttgagttgaggggtcccaaacaaaggATGCATAGGCCTATTCTATTACCGACATAACCAAGGCTaggttttaaaataagtttaatgAATTAGTTGTACATAAGCaactaattatatatatatatatatcataagcgtaggccaggattttttcgtgggggggattttatttcgggtgggggggggtttaaaccccaaccacccccctggctacgctcatgatgcatatatatatatatatatatatatatatatatatatatatatatatatatatatatatatatatatatatatatatatatatatatataatatattatatatatattttttttttcaaatgatgaGACgaaactgagctggaaaaacaacgaaaatatgggaaactttaaaaaacgaaagttttttttttatctaacatAGTTTTTAATGAATATGGCCTCCAAAAGGAAAAAGACATCAAgacatattgaaatatttttttttaatttaaaaaaaaataaacggtCAAgctaatgtgttttttttttaaatggtcaattagctaagatttttttttcctaaaaataaacagcaaTCAAATTTCTTGGAATATCGTTACAGTTACTCCCGAAGACTATGTCCCCTTACCGACTAatgttattatatatttttttgtagctTGGTATGGTTTTTGACCTGATGAATTTGCAATCTTTATTAAAAACTCTTAATAGTGCTaaagagaatttttaaaaattaccttATTCCAAGCGACCAAAACTGCTCCACACCATTGATCAAAATATCCAGTATCTAACCTTTTCATAATGGCAACTTGAGATGGGACATCAAAAAGTTGGGCATCCTGGCCATTGATTATACGTTTTCTTGCTGAGAATgtcaaaaatgcaaataaataaaagaataaaattttacaaaaaaaaaatagtttaatggAAAGATTCTacgaagaaaaaaatactaaaaaatgaAAGGCCGTGAAGGAAGACTGTAGTTTCTGGAATAATGGTGTCAGAAACTCTATAAATGCAGAAAATATCAAACCGCTTTTAGAAGGTCGACAGAAACCAGCTTTGAAAGGCGAAAATAGTGTATTTAGAGACACCTATAACAAAATTAACTGTGTAGTATGTCTCTCCTTTTCTTACGTTTGTATATTAAGGCTTATAGAGCTAATAACATTCCTAGTTCACCAGATGTTGTGACTGCAAATAATAGTTCCGAAGCTGCATTTggtattatttaaagaaaaaatttgtgCTTTTGTAATTGTAACATGGAATAGTGGACCATAATAATTTGGTTCACAATATAAGGCTTGTCCCAAgtttattttgccacacccagaacaagcataatcattgtcaccaggtggtcgatttagattttcttttcgtcgtctgcgtttgtcatcggcagcagattttcttttggtctcaactgtgtatcccgcggcctttgtgagtgacctccagctgtctcgttctgaagccgcattcAACCAGGTGATCTCTTTTATGTCAGCCatggaaagttgacgcctaagctggtctttgaagcgttttcctgggggcgcctctgttacgtcgaccaccttttagctcatcgaaaaagactgcctttggcatactttcgtctcccatacgggatacgtgccctgctcagcgtagctgtcggaccataagaagtccttctatactgtccataccggcgttcgcaaggacatcgctgtttgtaatgcggtcctgccaccgtatgtccatgatggagcgcaagcatctttggtgaaagcgctcaagaagtcttagttgttttttatatagtgtccatgtctcagagccatatagaagggttgagagaaccaccgcttggtagacattgatttttgtatgcAGGTGGAGCGATTTGTTCttccaaactctcgcctgaaggcgtccaaaagcgctactagcCCTGGCCaaacggttatcaacttcccttggtTCACAATAAGAATTGCTTAACAGTACATAGAGGCTTTACTCAGATTAAAATTATATGAGCTGtgttgttaattattttttaatttacgaTGTTGATTTCAGGGAGTTTCGTGAAATACAATAAGGTGCAGTTGGGCACTGTGGGATATATAGTGAGGGTGAGGTTTGCGATAAGATAGCCATGTTGGTTCTTAAAGTTAATAAAATGAGTTTTAAAATCAATCAACATCTtaagatttatattatatttattaaaaaaattaggctATATAATTGAATATATCTTCAAATGTTCATATTTCTGGATTTTAGTTCTTGTCAAAGAGAGCTATTCTcattcaataaatatttgtttgcagGATTTAACAAACTGTTATCTATATAGAATAATTGGATTGCATGCTGgagaaaataatataaaaatataaatagaattcAGAAAAATTGTAATAGACATCATAATCAAATCATCTTGTGAGAAAATGGAAAAAATGCGTGTCTGCCACGTCAACGCAAGTAAATGTTAAAGACCCtgggctagatctagatttacaagAACTTGAACTTGAGAAGTTTACGCTCTGAAAATAGAGATCTAATTAAATGAAATGGTATTAAGTATATAGACTTAAGCAAAAGTTGACTTTTAgatcaaattttaaaagatacaagacttagatctagatttaacatCTCATCGTTTGCGATATACTTTTGCTTGATATCCAGATTTTGAACCTACCATCTTTTAGGCGCTATGCATGTTTGAGTTCTGGGGGCCGTCAACGTAGTGtaatggcgacctaggtaggcagattcgatagggctgaacatccagccattatgtgttcaattaaCTCACCCACATGTTCACATTTCGACATTTATCAACAATATTGAGTGTTAGGATATGATTCTCGTAATTTAtggtcctgattactctgtcctgtattgctgtaaggggtagagatgacctgctttgagccatgttaatgTTGGTAGGTTATGAGGCGCTGGACCTATTTCTGCTCAACAGAATTATTTACAGAGCCAGTAGGCAGATGGCAGCGCTACTGGTAGGGTTtgatctgtgcacctcggtctgagaccaaggggctagagtcgcctaagcagcCAGACAGCAcgactaaactaaactaactaaCTAAACGAAAACAACCAACTAACTTTATACAACAAACATTCTCACagatataagtgtgtgtgtgtgtgagcaaagttaattattttgtaaggtGTTTCCACGGCTCACCGACAGACTTGACAGAGGAAAGACAGACAAAGGGTAGGAATAGTGTGACACTTAGATTTATACCTGGTAGGGCAACTCAATACCCGTAGGATGGGAAAGACACGGACGATTTAGTAGCGTTAGTTTAGGCGTGGGTTAGGGTCTCAGCCTATTTAGAGTAGAGTTTTGGGGCAGTCGGGACACAGCGTCGTGTAGTGTTAGCAGGGGCGTGTGTCGTGTGCTAGGCGTTTTCTGGTGAACGACAGATACAGACATTGGGAGCAAGTCGCCGAGGCTGGCTCGCGATCTTGGCTCCAAGAGGTGTGAGTTGTTTACCACAGACAACATCTAGGAACTAATTCTTAGGGACCAGGAGTGACAGTCTTAGTGACAGTCTGAGTGACAGGCAGTTCATAGTCAGAGTTAGAGTCAATGTCAGTCACAGTTCGAAGGCGATAGATGGCAGTCTGGGTAGCAGTCTTGAGCATGTGGCAGTCTAATCGTCGAGACACAGAATAGATGTTAGCGACAGTGGCGTAGTCAGCAAGATAATGAGCGACATGCAGTGATtgacatcagatgacatggacAGCGGTACTGAACTCTGATGCAGTCTGAGGCGCTGGGTCCAGTGCATGGAGGATGAAGTAGCCGTGGTGTTGTGATTGGCATGGGTGATTaattgctgttttgttgattatattattattggtATATAGTATTGAAGCCACTTGtcttatgttattattttatgttattaataATCTATATTTGCAATTATTAATTCATTCATCAATCAATCTTTACATTTATTACATGATTTTAAAGTGGCCATCGATGCCTATttagaatattaaatatttgttttaattagagAGTTTGATTTTATTATGAGTATTCATTATGTGGTCATTTATGTTGTGACATTGTTGtcattagtttaatttatatacatTCAAAGTAATTACAACCATCAAGAACGAGAATCATCACTAGACAACTTGCCATCAAGAGCCAATGGAATACTActggtacatatatatattaaagtgaGGTAAAATGAAGTAGTAACTACAGGGAGGAATCTGGGTCTTAACAAAgatatactttattttttaaaaaacgaaATAAAACCGAAAAAAAACCAACCACAATAAACTACCAAAATACCCTACCAGACTTGAACTATTGTAACTATTAATTCATCTAATTCAAACCTaaaaactactagatctagattaacaaaCAGCATTTACTGCAACAGCAGTTGTTTTAAGGCAGGAATTATAGCATTACTGATACACTTgttgattaatttttaaaaaaagatttatgtgttgtcattgacaatgaataattgtgcaaagttttatctGGCTATAAGAAAAGGGAATTCAGTGAACTAAAGTGTAAATTattccacacagacagacagttagAAAGATAGAGTAAATCTATGTAagcattgtaaacaaaaaaaaatgaagactaCGACTAGTTTGAAAAGCTCTAAGGAGATTAATGGTAGTGCTTATGCCTTTGTTACAGTATACAATGGATATAAAAGTATCCATTTGCGATCAGTCATTATTAAGCCTAACAATAAATATTAGctatattttataaacattaaactTACCACGTTCATCGGCCATGTTGTTGTGAATGAGTGAAATAATCAGACCAGTAAAGATGAATACATTCATTGCATAAGTTGTAGTTTGATTATGAACATAAACTTACATTACGCTAGCTCTGTAGGTTAGGGCAACTAACAACCAAGATCTTTTATTCTGAATTCAGAGACTAAAATGTGTCTactaaacatgttttttttcctaaagtTAAGCCTGGTATAAGTTGACAGTAATCTATAACTTATCCAATTACTACATTCTGTTGATCAATGGTTCCAATTGATTGCGGTAATAGAGTTTTGTAATAAGTAGATTTTAATACAATGCCTGTAAATTAGacttttaatagtaataaatacaTAATATAAATGTCTCATGTGTCAAGCTTAAAAATAATCATTGAGATAAACTTTTCTACTTATCTACTACTTCTTCTTATCCAATTACTACATTCTGTTGATCAATTGATTTCAATTGATTGCGGTAATAGAGTTTTGTAATAAGTAGATTTTAATACAATGCCTGTAAATTAGacttttaatagtaataaatacaTAATACAAATGTCTCATGTGTCAAGCTTAAAAATAATCATTGAGATAAACTTTTCTACTCagattaaatataatataaacaaaattgtagAAACTATATCATATCCTAGAGAACAATATTACTTTTCACAATGTTTTACTAACAAGATCATTTGATATATGCAAATCACTACATACTTTTCACAATGTTTTACTAACAAGATCATTTGATATATGCAAATCACTACATACTATACCCACCATCTACTCCCGTTGTTTTTTCCCCCAgatttattacattatattcTGGTAAGATCAATCCTAATGACttataacacatttttttacgaTTCATACACGAACCCGAGAGTCCTAGTATCCCTCTTACTCGCGCATTGTTAGGTCAAAAAAGTTGTAGCCtatatgttgtttattttggccAGAACTTTTATTCTTAAATCTTTATCCTCAAATGGAAAAGTTGTCAGCAAACACCCTTTTTTCTgcattaccaataattaactaatttttgaTGTTTGAAGAACTACTTCTTTGGGCAGGaaggactcattagccttggcttgcaacCAGGGGCAGACTTGGTGTCAAAAATGGTCAAGTCATTTGTATATAATCCTGACCAAATGTAAATATCATATGATGGGTATcaaattataggcctacctatCCTCAGAATTATTATGTTGAATTTAATGTATTGATAATGTTGGTTTTTAATCTGTAAAACTGAAAatcctaaaaggatgaagcctacaaGTATCACTGTCTACGGATATAGGCTATTACACCATATGTgttacttcatagaacaacaacaattttttatattaaacaaaatatttgtagcGACGGGtgatgtactttaaaaaaaaagaccagtgtgtttggtgagtccatttattcaaataaattgttattttgattggtttcaatttgaattataaatgtaattttaaattactttttcaatcTTCGACTCactacagtttaaaaaaaaaggaattgatGAATTTACCTACTGCTCTACCCATCCTAATCCTTTAAGtatcgaggggggggggtcggtcaaattttaatgcaaaaaaaaatcatagtttgtaaacaaaattagtttaaatctCTATTTATCATAAGCTACTTATAGATATTGAAACCCATTGGAATATAATTTCGCTCTAATTCGCTCTAAtcttatattaaaacattaataaatataaaatgaaggAGCGTGGTAGGTACAAAAAGTAAGCGTGGGAGGTGCGTTTGCAGCACACCCCCCCCCTTACAGGGCAGACCAACACTAAGTGAGGACTCTTATATGActgattatttgtttttattctatctgtgaccactggggtggtaatttgcatacgggcgaaatgactctggatcagaagaatgttttttctggacattccgatggtctagaggttaagttcgcttggtgcgttattgctaggcggtggtgtcgaatccagggTCACAGGTTCgcgcctcggtcggcgcattccCTTATtatcgtagcattttaattcactactttctctcttgaAAACTTCGTCCCTTGTGCTGCTATCcatttatgtctaatatatgtatcacatttgtttcagcacctagcttcaactccatATTTACGTTTTTGTAGACTAGAACCGGTATTAgtatttgtacttccgcttGGGGTTGTATGGGTTATTGGCGGGTAGTATCCCAAACAGTTGAAGTGTACAGTCAGTACAGTATTTCTGTCTATGTGATAGTTCTTGGTGATCTGGCTtgcaatcaattttaaaatatttttgtacctgggacggcctgtagcctaagtttagaaatgttttattttttcatttaactgtgtgtaaatgttttatatttaaatgtagttATATACTTTTCTACTGTGTCTAAATAGTTTGTAGACTAGTTTGTTTTCCAAGTTGTATTAGTGATGCTCAGTCTGCCATTATGAGTGTTTATGtgctagatctaatagaatatatgatttttattttttttatttatagttttatatttatatgttgcaggctattattactgctgcaACTGAGGCTACAGTATTTTGATATTGTTGCCTTTTTCTGTTCATATAGAAGTGATCTAGTTCCTGTTGTAAAGAGTGAATTAATATTTGGGTATTACAGTTTTAATTTGGAGGAAATCTGGACTAgttattgtttg is part of the Biomphalaria glabrata chromosome 2, xgBioGlab47.1, whole genome shotgun sequence genome and harbors:
- the LOC106059613 gene encoding chymotrypsinogen A-like isoform X1, yielding MNVFIFTGLIISLIHNNMADERARKRIINGQDAQLFDVPSQVAIMKRLDTGYFDQWCGAVLVAWNKILTAAHCVKDVDFSDIRAVVGLLNYYGPLTGYEQVISISKSNMYEDHWLVNNKEIYDIAVLTLATPVRPSKNVEVVKLADEIDRYVNTSCIMSGWGYTNKTLWTKTNRLQKAITMIISNTYCKTFWPQFSEALDKKLFLCVYNKNGTSGQPNSICSGDSGGPLYCGPNKDILVGTAVGNESKCKGMLAQVFTNVATYKDWLADKL